A single window of Actinomycetota bacterium DNA harbors:
- a CDS encoding ATP-dependent DNA helicase UvrD2, which yields MDLDILSDLNDEQREAVLAVRGPVCILAGAGTGKTTTITRRIAQQVASGAFSSDEILAVTFTDKAAREMASRLKALGVAGVRAKTFHAEALAQVRRLGGDQPEILGSKAQILHGIAQRLPAPYKFMALRDLATEIEWAKNRRIPAVRYIDRLDGHQPPVPPDLMHRVYAEYEKRKNGAGRIDFEDLLERALQLLHDDPRALNIVHARYRAFTVDEYQDVNLLQQSLLEAWTGSRVDVCVVGDDHQSIFGFTGATPHYLLSFPERYASCRVFRLSTSYRSTPQVIEIANRLAPKLGGSTNPLRAMRQAGPLPTLRAFSTGAEEVAWITGEIRRLHDDGVEWEKIAVLHRINGRSEDFEEAFSRAAIPFQVRDGSFLRRPAARAVLNRLRHELDGDVTGAVERVAAAAGYEADLEGVASDDEATRQADLARLVRLAEEFGGTSLQAFVNDIRSRFTEDSEGRGVLLLTYHRAKGLEFDAVFLPRLEDKELPFALSRTDDELAEERRLLYVGITRARRHLYISHAASRDTERRKKPKPSPFLRDLVGAVEGSRPASHLNGGPSRFGGASDGPPRKSDVVTQVEHDPVFTSLRTWRLRVSRDAGVPAYVVFDNKTLALIALAKPGSRAALLAVPGVGPAKLDRYAEDVLHIVRSA from the coding sequence GTGGACCTGGACATCCTTTCCGATCTGAACGACGAGCAGCGCGAGGCGGTGCTGGCCGTCCGCGGCCCGGTGTGCATCCTGGCCGGAGCCGGGACCGGCAAGACGACCACGATCACGCGCCGGATCGCGCAACAGGTCGCGAGCGGTGCGTTTTCCTCCGACGAGATCCTCGCCGTCACCTTCACCGACAAGGCTGCCCGGGAGATGGCCTCACGGCTCAAAGCGCTGGGCGTTGCCGGGGTCCGGGCCAAGACGTTCCACGCCGAGGCGCTCGCGCAGGTCCGGCGGCTGGGAGGCGACCAACCGGAGATCCTGGGGTCCAAGGCACAGATCTTGCACGGGATCGCGCAGCGCCTGCCTGCCCCGTACAAGTTCATGGCCTTGCGGGACCTCGCGACCGAGATCGAATGGGCGAAGAATCGACGCATCCCGGCCGTGCGATACATCGATCGCCTGGACGGTCACCAGCCGCCCGTGCCGCCAGATCTGATGCACCGTGTTTACGCCGAATACGAGAAGCGAAAGAACGGCGCCGGCCGGATCGATTTCGAGGATCTGCTCGAGCGTGCCCTCCAGCTCCTGCACGACGACCCGCGCGCGCTCAACATCGTTCACGCCCGCTACCGGGCGTTCACGGTCGACGAGTACCAGGACGTGAACTTGCTGCAGCAAAGCTTGCTCGAAGCCTGGACCGGCTCTCGGGTCGACGTGTGCGTCGTCGGTGATGATCATCAGTCGATCTTCGGATTCACCGGTGCGACTCCGCATTACCTGCTCTCGTTCCCCGAGCGCTACGCGAGCTGCCGGGTCTTTCGGCTGTCGACCAGCTACCGCTCGACGCCGCAAGTGATCGAGATCGCGAACCGGCTCGCTCCCAAGCTCGGAGGCTCGACCAACCCGCTGCGGGCGATGCGACAAGCGGGTCCCCTTCCCACGTTGCGCGCGTTCTCGACCGGCGCCGAGGAAGTCGCCTGGATCACCGGCGAGATCCGCCGCTTGCACGACGACGGCGTCGAGTGGGAGAAGATCGCGGTGCTGCACCGGATCAACGGCCGATCCGAGGATTTCGAGGAAGCGTTTTCGCGAGCGGCCATCCCGTTCCAGGTCCGCGATGGGTCGTTCCTGAGACGGCCGGCTGCGCGCGCGGTCCTCAATCGGCTCCGGCACGAGTTGGACGGCGACGTCACCGGCGCCGTCGAGCGCGTCGCAGCGGCGGCCGGCTACGAAGCAGACCTCGAAGGTGTCGCCTCGGACGATGAAGCGACGCGTCAGGCCGACCTCGCGCGGCTCGTCCGCCTCGCTGAGGAGTTCGGCGGCACCTCGCTGCAAGCGTTCGTGAACGACATCCGCTCTCGGTTCACGGAGGATTCCGAGGGCCGCGGCGTCCTGCTGCTCACCTACCATCGCGCGAAGGGCCTCGAGTTCGATGCGGTATTCCTCCCCCGACTCGAGGACAAGGAGCTACCGTTCGCCCTCTCGCGGACCGACGACGAGCTGGCCGAGGAACGTCGCCTGCTCTACGTCGGCATCACGCGCGCACGCCGGCACCTGTACATCTCGCACGCGGCTTCCCGAGACACGGAGCGACGCAAAAAGCCGAAGCCGTCTCCGTTCTTGCGTGATCTGGTCGGGGCTGTGGAGGGGTCCCGCCCGGCGTCCCACCTCAACGGAGGGCCTTCACGCTTCGGTGGGGCATCGGACGGGCCCCCTCGGAAGAGCGACGTGGTTACGCAGGTGGAGCACGATCCGGTTTTCACGTCGTTGAGGACGTGGCGGTTGCGGGTTTCGCGAGATGCGGGCGTGCCGGCGTACGTGGTGTTCGACAACAAGACGCTGGCGCTCATCGCGCTTGCGAAGCCCGGGTCCCGGGCTGCGTTGCTGGCTGTACCGGGCGTGGGGCCGGCGAAGCTCGACCGATATGCGGAGGACGTGCTCCATATCGTTCGATCGGCCTGA
- a CDS encoding magnesium transporter CorA family protein: MLVAICHTDATGWTDVRDLEQISGLIDAGQLVWAQADVASLSPSDVSTIQGEFGLHPLAVEDAINLKQRPKLEAYENHLFAVAHQLDSVEGQLEASQIACFVGRHYVLTLHEGASRILDEAASRLRRTPKPVERGPSFVMHALLDTVVDDYQAIADTLEEEVEELEDKLLKDPTAAADRQIYTLKQQLARLRRYAQPGGRVLASFVDSNQTTVATNETAAYFRDVLDHTLRITDQLRNVEELVDALLELRRMEQTNQMTDVTKRLTGWAAVIAVPTFIASVYGMNFTLTPNNEGLGFEIALGLMAASAIALYTFFKKRDWI; the protein is encoded by the coding sequence GTGCTGGTCGCCATCTGTCACACCGATGCCACAGGGTGGACCGACGTTCGAGACCTCGAGCAGATCTCGGGCCTCATCGACGCCGGGCAGCTCGTGTGGGCCCAGGCCGACGTCGCCTCACTGAGCCCCTCCGACGTTTCGACCATCCAGGGAGAGTTCGGCCTCCACCCCCTCGCGGTCGAGGACGCGATCAACTTGAAACAGCGGCCGAAGCTCGAGGCGTACGAGAACCACTTGTTCGCGGTCGCCCATCAGCTCGATTCGGTGGAAGGGCAGCTGGAGGCGTCGCAGATCGCGTGTTTCGTGGGGCGTCATTACGTTCTGACGCTCCACGAAGGCGCTAGCAGGATCCTCGACGAAGCCGCTTCGCGCCTTCGCCGCACACCGAAGCCGGTCGAGCGGGGTCCTTCGTTCGTGATGCACGCGTTGCTCGACACCGTCGTCGACGATTACCAAGCGATCGCGGACACGCTCGAAGAGGAGGTCGAGGAGCTGGAGGACAAACTGCTGAAAGATCCGACCGCGGCTGCCGACCGGCAGATCTACACCCTGAAACAGCAGCTCGCACGCCTGCGCCGGTACGCGCAGCCGGGCGGCCGGGTCCTGGCCTCTTTCGTGGACTCGAACCAGACGACGGTCGCGACGAACGAGACGGCCGCCTACTTCCGCGATGTTCTCGACCACACGCTTCGGATCACCGATCAGCTCCGCAACGTCGAAGAGCTCGTCGATGCGCTCCTGGAGCTTCGTCGCATGGAGCAGACGAACCAGATGACCGACGTCACCAAGCGTCTGACCGGTTGGGCGGCCGTCATCGCCGTGCCTACGTTCATCGCCAGCGTGTACGGCATGAACTTCACGCTCACACCGAACAACGAGGGGCTGGGCTTCGAGATCGCGCTCGGGTTGATGGCCGCAAGCGCCATAGCCCTGTACACGTTCTTCAAGAAGCGCGACTGGATCTGA
- a CDS encoding DUF1003 domain-containing protein, which produces MTPRAVARNQRLPHPALVEHRDRRAKILELRIADRITAFAGSMRFVYIHVAWFVIWIGFGLEDYPFGLLTMIVSLEAIFLSTFVLISQNRADERRQALADSEWDLVQVEEQQNEELLNLSRQILELTRAVHGRVAGGATPAAGPAE; this is translated from the coding sequence ATGACCCCGCGCGCCGTGGCCCGGAACCAGCGGCTGCCGCATCCCGCCCTCGTCGAACACCGCGACCGGCGCGCGAAGATCCTCGAGCTGAGGATCGCCGACCGGATCACCGCGTTCGCGGGCTCGATGCGCTTCGTGTATATCCACGTCGCGTGGTTCGTCATCTGGATCGGCTTCGGCCTCGAGGACTATCCGTTTGGCCTTCTCACGATGATCGTGTCCCTCGAGGCGATCTTCCTGTCGACCTTCGTGCTGATCAGCCAGAACCGAGCCGACGAACGGCGCCAGGCCCTGGCCGATTCGGAGTGGGATCTCGTTCAGGTGGAGGAGCAGCAGAACGAGGAGCTGCTCAACCTGTCGCGTCAGATCCTCGAGCTAACCCGCGCGGTGCACGGGAGGGTCGCCGGCGGAGCCACCCCAGCCGCCGGCCCTGCTGAATAG
- a CDS encoding ribonuclease HI family protein has protein sequence MRVVAFCDGGARGNPGPAGIGVTIRTPSKKVVAEISEAIGHATNNVAEYTAVKRALERARELRASEVEIVTDSKLLVEQLNGRYRVKNPTLQRLHAEVRAAARPFASVTYRHVLRERNKRADALVNLAIDAWLQEHDAFAPADDPEQSPLF, from the coding sequence GTGAGGGTCGTCGCGTTCTGCGACGGCGGCGCGAGGGGGAACCCCGGACCCGCGGGCATCGGCGTGACGATCCGCACTCCCTCGAAGAAGGTGGTCGCAGAGATCTCCGAGGCGATCGGTCATGCAACGAACAATGTGGCCGAGTACACGGCGGTGAAGCGCGCGCTGGAACGCGCCCGGGAGCTCCGGGCGAGCGAGGTCGAGATCGTGACCGACTCCAAGCTTCTCGTCGAGCAGCTCAACGGGCGTTACCGGGTGAAGAACCCGACGCTCCAGCGACTCCACGCGGAGGTTCGCGCAGCCGCCCGGCCGTTCGCCTCGGTGACGTACCGTCACGTACTCCGCGAGCGGAACAAGCGCGCCGACGCCCTGGTCAACCTCGCGATCGACGCGTGGCTCCAGGAGCACGACGCCTTCGCGCCCGCGGACGACCCGGAGCAAAGCCCCCTCTTCTAG
- a CDS encoding C4-type zinc ribbon domain-containing protein → MEGVTRDALKRLLDLQRVDSSIERLRQRKADLPEQRILDDLIAELEAARADHAAKQSELDAISLDQNRLEGEVSMLEDKIKHESERLYGGDISNPKELSNIQAELDGLRRRKSHVEDQDLEVLENRESIERELAELKEKLDALAGRTAEAEAARDAAAVEIENDLAQNEGERAQIAPQIPEELLELYDDLRAKKQGVGVAALVGGVCRGCGVSLSPVALDEIKRSSADEIPRCENCRRLVVPT, encoded by the coding sequence ATGGAGGGAGTCACGCGAGACGCGTTGAAACGCCTGCTGGACCTGCAACGCGTCGACTCATCCATCGAGCGCCTTCGTCAGCGAAAAGCAGACCTTCCCGAGCAGCGCATCCTCGACGATCTCATCGCCGAGCTGGAAGCCGCCCGAGCCGACCACGCGGCGAAGCAGTCTGAGCTGGACGCCATCTCCCTCGACCAGAATCGGCTCGAAGGGGAAGTCTCGATGCTCGAGGACAAGATCAAGCACGAGTCCGAGCGGCTCTACGGCGGTGACATCTCCAACCCGAAGGAACTCTCCAACATCCAGGCGGAGCTCGACGGGCTTCGCAGACGCAAGAGCCACGTTGAAGACCAGGACCTCGAGGTGTTGGAGAACCGCGAGTCCATCGAGCGCGAGCTCGCCGAGCTCAAGGAAAAGCTCGATGCGCTGGCCGGTCGTACCGCCGAGGCCGAGGCCGCCCGCGACGCAGCGGCGGTCGAGATCGAGAACGACCTCGCCCAGAACGAAGGCGAGCGTGCTCAGATCGCGCCCCAGATCCCCGAGGAGTTGCTCGAGCTCTACGACGACCTTCGCGCGAAGAAGCAAGGGGTCGGCGTGGCAGCGCTCGTCGGCGGGGTCTGTCGCGGCTGCGGGGTCTCGCTCTCCCCGGTCGCGTTGGATGAGATCAAGCGCTCGAGCGCGGATGAGATCCCGCGCTGCGAGAATTGCCGTCGCCTCGTCGTTCCCACGTAG
- a CDS encoding HPr-rel-A system PqqD family peptide chaperone, producing the protein MTSPASRPSLREDLTTVELDGEAIVYDETSGELHHLNPAATIVLSLCDGSLSVEEIAAAVSDAFELTLDHVLPDVRAAVERFGQAGLLS; encoded by the coding sequence ATGACCTCTCCGGCCTCGCGGCCGAGCCTGCGGGAAGATCTCACCACCGTGGAGCTCGACGGCGAGGCGATCGTCTACGACGAGACGAGCGGCGAGCTCCACCACCTGAATCCGGCCGCAACGATCGTGCTTTCCCTGTGCGATGGATCCCTTTCGGTCGAGGAGATCGCCGCCGCCGTTTCCGATGCGTTCGAGCTCACCCTCGATCACGTGCTTCCCGATGTTCGCGCCGCCGTCGAACGGTTCGGGCAGGCCGGCCTGCTCTCGTAG
- a CDS encoding response regulator transcription factor has protein sequence MTDGGRRIRVLLADEQALFREASRVVLESLGNLEVVADAGDGMTCVSEAERTLPDVAFISIDLPGYDGIRAAAMIRERLPECGVVLLARDEELQTLVAALEAGVSGFLTKDCPLSELIEAARAVSRGETLIPKSMLGPLLGKLIRRRRQQDEALNTLDRLTRREREILALLAQGADNQSIAQDLVISPETARTHIQKILGKLGVHSRLEAAAFVVRNGLLEELTGVTAGPAGASLTPR, from the coding sequence ATGACTGACGGGGGTCGAAGGATCCGAGTGCTGCTCGCGGACGAGCAGGCGCTCTTCCGTGAGGCTTCGCGGGTCGTCCTGGAGAGTCTCGGGAACCTCGAAGTGGTCGCGGACGCGGGCGACGGCATGACCTGCGTCTCCGAAGCCGAACGCACCCTCCCCGACGTCGCTTTCATCAGCATTGACCTTCCGGGCTACGACGGGATCCGCGCGGCGGCCATGATCCGCGAGCGCCTCCCGGAGTGCGGCGTCGTGCTGCTCGCGCGGGACGAGGAGCTCCAGACCCTCGTTGCTGCGCTCGAGGCCGGCGTCAGCGGATTCCTGACCAAGGATTGTCCCCTCAGCGAGCTCATCGAGGCCGCCCGGGCGGTTTCGCGCGGAGAGACCTTGATCCCCAAGTCCATGCTCGGTCCCCTGCTCGGCAAGCTCATCCGGCGCCGGCGCCAGCAGGACGAAGCCTTGAACACGCTCGATCGCCTCACCCGCCGGGAACGGGAGATCCTGGCTCTGCTCGCCCAGGGAGCGGACAACCAATCGATCGCACAGGATCTCGTCATCAGCCCGGAGACGGCGCGGACCCACATCCAGAAGATCCTCGGCAAGCTCGGAGTGCATTCTCGGCTCGAAGCGGCGGCGTTCGTGGTGCGCAACGGCCTCCTCGAAGAGCTCACAGGAGTCACGGCCGGCCCGGCCGGCGCGTCGCTTACCCCTCGATGA
- a CDS encoding response regulator transcription factor, with protein MRILIVDDHRLFADVIRSVLEGHGMEILAVASSVEEGLASARREHPDVVLIDLGVPDGSGISLGRTIVGELPETKVIALTALNDPKVVAEALRAGFVGYLTKDTPLTQFVAMIEAAAGGEVVIPQRLAAVVVGARTTEERNASLLAGQLSPRERQVLTLLAEGASSEDIAGKLSVSPNTVRTHVQSILTKLQVHSRLEAATFAVRYGIVKVPRSTG; from the coding sequence ATCCGGATCCTGATCGTCGACGATCACCGCCTATTCGCCGATGTGATCCGCTCCGTCCTCGAGGGGCACGGGATGGAGATCTTGGCGGTTGCATCCTCGGTCGAGGAGGGCCTTGCTTCGGCGCGCCGCGAGCATCCGGACGTCGTGCTCATAGACCTTGGGGTGCCCGACGGAAGCGGTATCTCGCTGGGACGAACGATCGTCGGCGAGTTGCCGGAGACGAAGGTGATCGCCCTGACCGCGCTCAACGATCCGAAGGTCGTGGCTGAAGCGCTGCGGGCGGGATTCGTCGGCTACCTCACCAAGGACACGCCCCTCACCCAATTCGTCGCGATGATCGAGGCGGCTGCAGGGGGGGAAGTCGTGATCCCTCAGCGGCTCGCCGCCGTCGTGGTCGGTGCCCGAACCACAGAAGAGCGGAACGCTTCCTTGCTGGCCGGGCAGCTGAGCCCCCGGGAACGCCAGGTGCTGACCCTGCTCGCGGAGGGAGCCAGCAGCGAGGACATCGCCGGGAAGCTGTCGGTCAGCCCCAATACGGTTCGAACCCATGTCCAGAGCATCCTGACGAAGCTCCAGGTGCACTCCCGGCTCGAGGCCGCGACCTTCGCGGTGCGCTACGGCATCGTCAAGGTGCCCCGGTCGACGGGCTGA
- a CDS encoding helix-turn-helix transcriptional regulator, whose product MEFLRAVGDELRRARQEAGLALRDLNLRSAREFKASAVGGYERGERSISLDRFCRLAELYGVPADHLLARVLERAAPAGDDVVIDLRPAQDEAIGNLDGSADASGPPEAATERTKH is encoded by the coding sequence ATGGAATTCCTCCGAGCAGTAGGCGACGAGCTGCGCCGCGCCCGGCAAGAAGCCGGGCTGGCTCTGCGCGACTTGAATCTGCGCTCGGCCCGGGAGTTCAAGGCCTCCGCCGTCGGTGGCTACGAACGTGGCGAACGGTCGATCTCGCTGGACCGGTTCTGTCGGCTCGCCGAACTGTACGGCGTACCGGCGGATCACCTGTTGGCACGGGTCCTCGAGCGAGCGGCGCCGGCAGGTGATGATGTGGTCATCGATCTTCGCCCTGCTCAGGATGAGGCCATCGGGAACCTCGACGGCTCGGCCGATGCGAGCGGTCCACCCGAGGCGGCGACGG